A region from the Serinibacter arcticus genome encodes:
- a CDS encoding GH39 family glycosyl hydrolase: MTHVLVPATPQRTLTDAWRACVGTGRTREVLHADYRDSLALVQREITFGATRAHGILHDDMGLVRRYEHEGVAGTRYSFSYVDLVIDTWLEAGIAPFLELGFMPRDLASGEQTIFWWQGNVTPPRDAREWADLVAALLRHLVARYGVEQVRTWPVEVWNEPNLPDFWSGSEADYHDLYEVTAHAVKEVDAEIAVGGPAVSPGADDWLPRFADVVERRDLPCDFVSKHAYTSGPAQHVPFGTYQTLRPASHLLEQFATPSTLLAGTALAGLPVHITEFSSSYRPDNPIHDTAYQAAYLAPVLAAGGDHVASFSYWTLCDVFEEVGIPTAPFHGGFGLLGHRQVRKPVFHLYAFAAALGADVLARGGDHLVTRHPDGRIAALLWQPLDPTRVAEAGHTVRLDLSVAAPQVHVSERHVDAERGNARTAWQAMGSPLAPSARATEDLHAASVPAYRGRAVRAEGGRVVVDVELGRHGIALVEVAPTDPQPAPWLDEGRLLGGPGTKG; this comes from the coding sequence ATGACTCACGTCCTCGTCCCCGCCACCCCGCAGCGCACGCTGACCGACGCCTGGCGCGCCTGCGTCGGCACCGGCCGCACACGCGAGGTGCTGCACGCCGACTACCGCGACTCGCTCGCGCTCGTGCAGCGCGAGATCACCTTCGGCGCCACCCGCGCGCACGGGATCCTGCACGACGACATGGGCCTCGTGCGCCGCTACGAGCACGAGGGCGTCGCCGGCACCCGGTACTCCTTCAGCTACGTCGACCTCGTCATCGACACCTGGCTCGAGGCCGGCATCGCGCCGTTCCTCGAGCTCGGGTTCATGCCGCGCGACCTGGCCTCGGGCGAGCAGACCATCTTCTGGTGGCAGGGCAACGTGACACCGCCGCGCGACGCGCGCGAGTGGGCCGACCTCGTCGCCGCGCTGCTGCGCCACCTGGTGGCGCGCTACGGCGTCGAGCAGGTCCGCACCTGGCCCGTGGAGGTGTGGAACGAGCCGAACCTGCCGGACTTCTGGAGCGGGTCGGAGGCGGACTACCACGACCTGTACGAGGTGACCGCGCACGCGGTGAAGGAGGTCGACGCCGAGATCGCCGTCGGCGGCCCCGCCGTCTCCCCGGGGGCGGACGACTGGCTGCCGCGGTTCGCCGACGTCGTCGAGCGCCGGGACCTGCCGTGCGACTTCGTGAGCAAGCACGCCTACACCAGCGGTCCCGCGCAGCACGTGCCGTTCGGGACCTACCAGACGCTGCGCCCCGCGTCCCACCTGCTCGAGCAGTTCGCGACGCCGTCGACGCTGCTGGCGGGGACGGCCCTGGCGGGCCTGCCGGTCCACATCACCGAGTTCTCCTCCTCCTACCGCCCCGACAACCCGATCCACGACACCGCCTACCAGGCCGCCTACCTCGCCCCGGTGCTCGCCGCCGGCGGTGACCACGTCGCCTCCTTCTCCTACTGGACGCTGTGCGACGTGTTCGAGGAGGTCGGGATCCCGACCGCGCCCTTCCACGGCGGGTTCGGCCTGCTCGGTCACCGCCAGGTGCGCAAGCCCGTGTTCCACCTCTACGCCTTCGCCGCCGCGCTGGGCGCGGACGTGCTGGCCCGCGGCGGGGACCACCTCGTCACGCGGCACCCCGACGGCCGGATCGCGGCGCTGCTGTGGCAGCCCCTCGACCCGACCCGCGTGGCCGAGGCCGGGCACACCGTCCGCCTCGACCTCTCGGTCGCCGCGCCTCAGGTGCACGTCAGCGAGCGCCACGTCGACGCCGAGCGCGGCAACGCCCGCACCGCCTGGCAGGCGATGGGCTCCCCGCTCGCACCGTCGGCGCGGGCCACCGAGGACCTGCACGCCGCCTCCGTCCCGGCCTACCGGGGACGGGCCGTCCGCGCCGAGGGCGGCCGCGTCGTCGTCGACGTCGAGCTCGGCCGGCACGGGATCGCGCTGGTCGAGGTGGCGCCGACCGACCCGCAGCCCGCACCCTGGCTGGACGAGGGCCGCCTGCTCGGCGGCCCGGGGACGAAGGGATGA
- a CDS encoding beta-galactosidase, which yields MTDPQLPTAPTAATTPVSVPLPLAPLRTPAPAPTPARLPATPGLAFGGDYNPEQWGKDVWDADYEAFDAARITTVTLGVFIWSLTQPAEDTFDFTVLDEIVQRAADEGRTICLATGTGALSPWIARAHPEVTRVDFEGRKHRYGQRHNACWSSPHFRRLAVGIAGKVAERYADHPAVVAWHIGNEYGGDGGACYCDLCAAEFRLWLQQCYGTLDELNEAWNTTFWSHRFGDWDEIVPPSALTEHWKGRGYTAFQGITLDYYRFTTDNAIRQYNEEKAAIRQFSDLPATTNFMGFFQPLDYHRWAPHLDFASWDNYPPRSDEPWRTALTHDLMRGLKDGAPFWLMEQTPTVTASRDVNPVRRPGIMRLWSWQAVAHGSDSVLYFQMRQSRGACEMTHGAVLDHSGRLDTRAFREVAGLGAELERAGEALRGGRTPARVALLVDWDSWWAVEMADGPNRLVKYAPTVLEWGRALWEAGAQLDVVPVTADLGGYDVVAAPLLHLVAGDLPERLAAVTARGGTVVTGYLSGRVDEDDRRFLADVPGPLADLVGVRVTETDAAEPEVGNPVAFDGDAPLEVPGRMIFELLEPHPGTEVVARYGADFYAGVPAVTRRRTPATGDAAGDGEAWYLGTQLDQPGLAHVLRRVLARHDLLGPYADVPGLELATRVAPSGGQVDLLLHHGTEAVTVALHASGTDLITGRRLLAGEELRLEPTDVVVLALS from the coding sequence GTGACTGACCCGCAGCTCCCGACCGCCCCGACCGCTGCCACCACCCCCGTGTCCGTGCCGCTCCCGCTGGCGCCGCTGCGCACCCCGGCGCCCGCGCCGACCCCCGCGCGCCTGCCGGCCACGCCCGGCCTCGCGTTCGGCGGCGACTACAACCCCGAGCAGTGGGGCAAGGACGTCTGGGACGCGGACTACGAGGCGTTCGACGCCGCCCGCATCACCACCGTCACGCTCGGCGTGTTCATCTGGTCGCTCACGCAGCCGGCGGAGGACACGTTCGACTTCACGGTGCTCGACGAGATCGTCCAGCGGGCCGCCGACGAGGGCCGCACGATCTGCCTCGCCACCGGCACCGGCGCGCTGTCGCCCTGGATCGCCCGCGCCCACCCCGAGGTGACGCGCGTCGACTTCGAGGGGCGCAAGCACCGCTACGGACAGCGACACAACGCGTGCTGGAGCTCGCCGCACTTCCGCCGGCTCGCCGTCGGGATCGCGGGGAAGGTGGCCGAGCGCTACGCCGACCACCCGGCGGTCGTCGCGTGGCACATCGGCAACGAGTACGGCGGCGACGGCGGGGCCTGCTACTGCGACCTGTGCGCGGCCGAGTTCCGCCTGTGGCTGCAGCAGTGCTACGGCACGCTGGACGAGCTCAACGAGGCCTGGAACACGACGTTCTGGTCGCACCGGTTCGGCGACTGGGACGAGATCGTGCCGCCGAGCGCCCTGACGGAGCACTGGAAGGGGCGCGGCTACACCGCCTTCCAGGGCATCACGCTGGACTACTACCGGTTCACCACCGACAACGCGATCCGGCAGTACAACGAGGAGAAGGCCGCGATCCGGCAGTTCTCCGACCTGCCCGCGACCACCAACTTCATGGGCTTCTTCCAGCCGCTGGACTACCACCGCTGGGCGCCCCACCTCGACTTCGCCTCCTGGGACAACTACCCGCCGCGCAGCGACGAGCCGTGGCGCACCGCGCTGACGCACGACCTCATGCGCGGTCTGAAGGACGGCGCCCCGTTCTGGCTGATGGAGCAGACGCCGACCGTCACCGCGTCGCGCGACGTCAACCCGGTGCGCCGCCCCGGCATCATGCGGCTGTGGTCCTGGCAGGCCGTCGCGCACGGCTCCGACTCGGTCCTGTACTTCCAGATGCGGCAGTCACGGGGCGCGTGCGAGATGACGCACGGCGCCGTGCTCGACCACTCCGGGCGCCTGGACACCCGCGCCTTCCGCGAGGTCGCCGGCCTCGGCGCCGAGCTCGAGCGGGCGGGCGAGGCCCTGCGCGGCGGCCGGACGCCGGCGCGCGTCGCGCTCCTGGTGGACTGGGACTCCTGGTGGGCCGTGGAGATGGCCGACGGGCCCAACCGCCTCGTGAAGTACGCCCCGACGGTGCTGGAGTGGGGCCGGGCGCTGTGGGAGGCGGGCGCGCAGCTCGACGTCGTGCCCGTGACGGCGGACCTCGGCGGGTACGACGTCGTGGCCGCGCCCCTGCTGCACCTCGTGGCCGGTGACCTGCCGGAGCGGCTCGCGGCCGTGACGGCGCGCGGCGGCACCGTCGTCACCGGCTACCTCTCGGGCCGGGTCGACGAGGACGACCGCCGGTTCCTCGCCGACGTGCCCGGCCCGCTGGCCGACCTCGTGGGTGTGCGCGTCACCGAGACGGACGCGGCCGAGCCGGAGGTCGGCAACCCGGTGGCGTTCGACGGCGACGCCCCGCTCGAGGTCCCCGGCCGGATGATCTTCGAGCTGCTGGAGCCGCACCCCGGCACCGAGGTCGTGGCGCGCTACGGCGCCGACTTCTACGCGGGCGTCCCGGCCGTGACCCGGCGCCGCACCCCGGCGACGGGTGACGCGGCGGGCGACGGCGAGGCCTGGTACCTCGGCACGCAGCTCGACCAGCCGGGCCTGGCCCACGTGCTCCGCCGCGTGCTCGCGCGGCACGACCTCCTCGGGCCGTACGCCGACGTCCCCGGGCTCGAGCTCGCCACGCGCGTGGCGCCGTCGGGCGGTCAGGTCGACCTCCTGCTCCACCACGGCACCGAGGCCGTCACCGTGGCGCTGCACGCGAGCGGCACGGACCTGATCACGGGCCGTCGGCTGCTGGCCGGCGAGGAGCTGCGCCTCGAGCCGACCGACGTCGTCGTGCTGGCGCTGTCGTGA
- a CDS encoding YesL family protein, with product MTAMTERGATGAEEVGRGPLSRGTAAFYRYLVLTALIALTTLPGSVLAFLLHRDASNAPLFALALVPLAPALSAALYAQREWERDDDQRPARPFWRGYRRNLGDVLRWWVPALALGTVLAINLAGAGLVAGAAFYVPVSLLLLVVLALLCAQMLVITATLSFRTVDAARIALHGLVRYWRFDVAVLCLLLVVGALVVLAWDPAPILASGVLLAMLRPFARPVVADVTERFTTRD from the coding sequence ATGACCGCCATGACGGAGCGCGGTGCCACCGGCGCGGAGGAGGTCGGCCGGGGACCGCTCTCGCGCGGGACGGCGGCGTTCTACCGATACCTCGTGCTCACGGCCCTGATCGCGCTGACGACCCTGCCGGGGAGCGTGCTCGCGTTCCTGCTGCACCGGGACGCCTCCAACGCCCCGCTGTTCGCGCTCGCGCTGGTGCCGCTCGCGCCCGCGCTGTCGGCCGCCCTGTACGCCCAGCGGGAGTGGGAGCGCGACGACGACCAGCGCCCCGCGCGCCCGTTCTGGCGCGGCTACCGACGCAACCTCGGCGACGTGCTGCGGTGGTGGGTGCCGGCGCTCGCGCTCGGGACCGTGCTCGCGATCAACCTCGCCGGGGCGGGCCTGGTCGCCGGGGCCGCGTTCTACGTGCCGGTCAGCCTGCTGCTCCTCGTCGTCCTCGCCTTGCTCTGCGCGCAGATGCTCGTCATCACCGCCACGCTCAGCTTCCGCACGGTCGACGCCGCGCGCATCGCGCTGCACGGCCTCGTGCGGTACTGGCGGTTCGACGTCGCCGTGCTCTGCCTCCTGCTCGTCGTCGGCGCGCTCGTGGTCCTGGCCTGGGACCCCGCGCCGATCCTCGCCTCCGGCGTGCTCCTCGCCATGCTCCGCCCGTTCGCCCGACCCGTCGTCGCCGACGTCACCGAGAGGTTCACCACCCGTGACTGA